In the genome of Capra hircus breed San Clemente chromosome 5, ASM170441v1, whole genome shotgun sequence, one region contains:
- the LOC102175925 gene encoding testis-specific H1 histone yields MAEGVEPMDESQDTEVKTQQPTGPLRRGSRSVLKVSQLLLRAIASHKRLTLAALKKEFGNAGYEVRRNCGRLSGEKCRSEGKSLLLRVSGSEAAGYFRIWKVPKPKRKPGRPRLEEGGRSPRTPLGARNSRRRSARRTVARKVRRGRSRADSRKVRSRAKDLVSSRTKEEGRAKKEDIRPRSRNAKRPSSKAREEKKQDPEKPVKRTAQRPTSSKTDRTPHGQAKTCDPRATRTKTSAKAEGARSATRSP; encoded by the coding sequence ATGGCTGAAGGGGTTGAGCCCATGGACGAATCCCAAGATACTGAAGTTAAAACCCAGCAGCCCACGGGACCGCTGAGGCGGGGCTCGCGCTCCGTGCTCAAGGTGTCCCAGCTGTTGCTCCGCGCCATCGCCTCACACAAAAGGCTGACCCTGGCGGCCCTCAAGAAGGAGTTCGGAAATGCGGGCTACGAGGTGCGCAGGAATTGCGGCCGCCTCTCGGGCGAAAAGTGCAGGTCCGAAGGGAAGAGCCTTCTCCTCCGGGTGAGCGGCAGCGAAGCCGCCGGCTACTTCAGGATCTGGAAGGTTCCGAAGCCGAAGAGAAAGCCAGGACGCCCAAGGCTGGAGGAGGGCGGGCGCTCGCCGAGGACCCCTCTCGGGGCGCGGAACTCGCGCAGGCGCTCTGCCCGCCGCACGGTGGCCAGGAAGGTGAGGAGGGGGCGCTCCAGGGCAGACTCGAGGAAGGTGAGGTCAAGGGCCAAGGACCTGGTGAGTTCCAGAaccaaggaggaagggagggccaAGAAGGAAGACATCAGGCCCAGATCCCGAAATGCGAAGAGGCCAAGCTCCAAGGCCAGGGAGGAAAAGAAGCAGGACCCGGAGAAGCCCGTGAAACGGACCGCCCAGAGGCCAACTTCCTCTAAAACCGACCGGACTCCTCATGGGCAGGCGAAGACGTGCGACCCGAGGGCTACTCGCACCAAGACTTCGGCTAAAGCTGAAGGTGCTCGGAGTGCCACCCGGAGTCCATAG